One window from the genome of Crassostrea angulata isolate pt1a10 chromosome 2, ASM2561291v2, whole genome shotgun sequence encodes:
- the LOC128172784 gene encoding fucolectin-like — protein sequence MELSWQQMVTELHTFSKNSVQDTGGGDTNPWWRVDLLTVYTITSVRILNRGIDAGGDRLREVTVTVGLIEFDVNTPCGFFAGPGTASQLVVIDCTTLPRKRFVKISKTTEALTLCEVDVFGFSV from the exons ATGGAGCTGAGTTGGCAGCAGATGGTAACAGAGCTACATACCTTCTCCAAGAACAGTGTACAAGACACAGGGGGTGGCGACACCAATCCTTGGTGGAGGGTGGATCTACTGACTGTGTATACCATCACATCTGTCAGAATACTCAACAGAGGAATAGACGCAGGAGGAG ACCGACTTCGGGAGGTAACCGTCACTGTAGGGCTGATCGAATTTGATGTGAACACTCCTTGTGGTTTTTTTGCTGGTCCCGGTACCGCGTCACAGCTGGTCGTCATCGATTGTACGACATTACCACGGAAAAGATTCGTAAAGATCTCCAAGACAACTGAGGCCCTCACTCTATGTGAAGTTGACGTGTTTGGATTCTCCGTCTAA